The genomic stretch GCATCAGGCGATCAGCATTCTGAACCTTTTGATAGGCGGTTATTTATCGTCCCTGCGCCTTTTGGCTGATCTCGGGCGCAGCTGCTCCTGTCATACTGTGAAGTTTCCTTCATGAGGGCTAGCAAAGAGATTGCGAAACGTGTTACGTTACGCAGGTCAAGAGAATCTGAAGACCTGCTGAAGGCTTCATAAGCATCGCCCGCCCAACCCCCTGAGTGTAGGCCTGATGACCCATACCTTTGCCCGTCTGACCCTCCCCCTGCTGACCGCCGCCGCGCTGCTGTGCGGCCAGGCCTTCGCCCAGAGCCAGGCTGGCGCCGCCAGTGCCGATACCGTGACCGTGCAGCAGGGCGACACTGCCTACTCGCTGGCCCGCCGCGCCGGCATCACGGTGGAAGCCTTCCTGATCCTGAACGGCCTGAGCAGCCCGGACTTGAAGCTCGGTCAGACCGTGATCGTGCGCAGCGGTGTGCCCCCACATGTGGTGCAGCCCGGCGACACGCTTTACAGCCTGGCCCGCAAGTATGGCCTCAGCCTGGACGCCCTGAAGGCCGCCAACGAGTTGCCGCAGGACGGCACCATCAGCGTCGGCCAGAGCCTGCGTATCCCCACGCCCGGCGGCAGCGTCGTCACCCGCGTGGCCCCCACCCCGACCACCGTGGCTGCCGCTGGGCCGCAACTTCCCGTTGCCGTGACCGCCAGCGTGCCGGATAGCGAGGCCCCCAGCCTCCCGACCCCCTTACAGGGTGGGAATTCCTGGCGGGACGCCGCGATGTCGCTGATGGGCACGCCCTACGTGTACGGCGGCAACACCCGCAAGGGCATCGATTGCAGCGCCTTCGTGTTGCAGGTATTCACGCCCATGGGCATCAAGTTGCCGCGCGTCAGTGCCGACCAGGCCCGCGTCGGCACCCCCGTGAACGTCGGCAGCCTCCAGGCCGGCGACCTGGTGTTCTTCGACACTGCCGGTGGTGGCCGCGTGACCCACGTCGGGATTTACCTTGGCAACGACAGTTTCATCAATGCCAACAGCTACCGGGGGCAGGTCACGGTCGACCGCATGCTGAGCGACAAATACTGGGCGCCCCGCTATCTGGGGGCCAGGCGCGTCCTGCCCGACAACCTGATGGCCTCCAGGCCTTGAAAGCTGGCCTCCACTTCTGCTGTGAACGCCGCGCCTCCGCGCGGTTTTCTTTGCTTTTTGGCGCTGTTCTCCGAAT from Deinococcus fonticola encodes the following:
- a CDS encoding C40 family peptidase; protein product: MTHTFARLTLPLLTAAALLCGQAFAQSQAGAASADTVTVQQGDTAYSLARRAGITVEAFLILNGLSSPDLKLGQTVIVRSGVPPHVVQPGDTLYSLARKYGLSLDALKAANELPQDGTISVGQSLRIPTPGGSVVTRVAPTPTTVAAAGPQLPVAVTASVPDSEAPSLPTPLQGGNSWRDAAMSLMGTPYVYGGNTRKGIDCSAFVLQVFTPMGIKLPRVSADQARVGTPVNVGSLQAGDLVFFDTAGGGRVTHVGIYLGNDSFINANSYRGQVTVDRMLSDKYWAPRYLGARRVLPDNLMASRP